A portion of the Acanthopagrus latus isolate v.2019 chromosome 21, fAcaLat1.1, whole genome shotgun sequence genome contains these proteins:
- the LOC119011217 gene encoding uncharacterized protein LOC119011217 — protein sequence MSNDLPVLTSLTENSTDVPVSAGQVENYVLLLVLLSVFAGGTLVLLSLLLLFCHRCCMGGRRYSRASDDLEKTNTTYAEDSQPTQEITIHLDESDALSAASCHDGESERFVSTGSTGRRVSFNESALYEQEKTTQDKARRYTLTEGDFHHLKKARLTHLHLPPAPCDLKILTIMECDSTESSTINISETAAPKLPLTIYQPAERRVPEWMGQSLSGGLPGDPHHSTILDQSPRQTPSAVKPQHTLSQTMEAVGDRGEAESERGLRGQLTLAPGQTSVLHFLSKLRRHASLEGAGPYFRRWKFDSSHRAASLDAKGSPKRRPFQRQRAASETTDHTEDESSPLRDEAIESFPHTPIQTSGLQSLSAESLSHSATTPTCSVFLSRQKLEAMVEVGGSSDLCSPTNVCHTQSQEEATVNGTGVERETKFCVVTRTEETEVEQQSVEDDDLFGEQQEAAIQERFEDMLRKTKDTKTDLVTSDVRTKSEAEVDDGDEVVLGAEARGRADSGSSLTFMIRQESSEAPPSLYRDIWSLRASLEQYASSDQSSTDRESVRSDADSVSSLGGAGARSGLESCLSQDLDDEPDGEVEGEVSERGIRGASAGDSDMGSGAGGEIEAGNRKLLQMDSGYASIEAPSKAPEEMRLFGTPGAPRSKTASERRLFFTSSGRKGSVCESIEAKLFQEELEDEMTDSTETEEKPKVKSKTGSQSITLQDPYQLLKGLHPQKPPESPSQPMSPLIKPIAPPSSPHPPRLRRRDYSIDEKTDALFNEFLRHDPRFDQQDSPLRARHRSRVHLRKQWQRHKQYSDPGSGAGGRYSPSLERQRFTPLRRGDSAGYPLDTRYHSTLSRIASAADEEASEVAACEEAAKESTENKDPSSERAAGDATGSTASTTSEGADATKSRAESTGEDDDSPKRDTESTTSPTLTTVTTQRNHMDPRVDNRNNNSSQAILSESSLTDKLVVSVEERLYGGLRSSEKLGQGGSERALTVSHTASPGFSPT from the exons GACGTGCCTGTGTCTGCGGGTCAGGTGGAGAActatgtgctgctgctggtgctgctgagtGTTTTTGCCGGGGGGACGCTGGTGctgctctccctgctgctgctcttctgtcaCCGCTGCTGCATGGGTGGGCGACGCTACTCCAG AGCCAGCGATGACCTCGAGAAGACAAACACCACCTATGCTGAGGATTCTCAGCCCACCCAAG AGATCACCATTCATCTGGATGAATCAGACGCTCTCTCGGCGGCGAGCTGTCACGATGGAGAGTCAGAACGATTCGTCTCCACCGGGTCCACCGGCCGCAGAGTCTCCTTCAATGAATCTGCACTTTACGAACAGGAGAAGACGACTCAGGACAAAGCACGCAG GTACACTCTGACTGAGGGAGACTTCCACCACCTGAAAAAGGCCCGGCTGacccacctccacctgcctccGGCCCCGTGTGACCTGAAGATCCTCACCATCATGGAGTGCGACTCGACAGAGAGCAGCACCATCAACATCAGCGAGACTGCAGCTCCCAAACTGCCTCTCACCATCTACCAG ccCGCTGAGAGACGAGTCCCCGAGTGGATGGGACAGAGCCTCAGTGGAGGTCTGCCAGGAGACCCGCACCACTCCACCATCCTGGACCAGAGCCCCAGACAGACCCCGTCAGCCGTGAAACCACAGCACACACTCTCGCAGACA ATGGAGGCTGTCGGGGACAGGGGAGAGGCTGAAAGTGAAAGGGGGTTGAGAGGACAGTTAACTCTGGCTCCGGGCCAGACTTCAGTTCTACATTTCCTCTCTAAACTGCGGCGCCACGCCAGTctggagggggcggggccttACTTCAGGAGGTGGAAGTTCGACAGCAGTCACCGGGCTGCCAGCCTGGACGCAAAAG GGTCCCCGAAGAGAAGGCCCTTCCAGAGACAGAGGGCAGCAAGTGAAACTACCGATCACACCGAGGACGAATCCTCTCCTCTCCGAGACGAGGCCATTGAATCTTTCCCACACACTCCCATCCAGACCAGTGGCCTCCAGTCGCTCTCTGCAGAGTCCCTGTCTCACAGCGCCACCACACCCACCTGCTCAGTCTTCCTCAGCAG GCAAAAGCTGGAGGCCATGGTGGAGGTAGGTGGTAGCAGCGATCTCTGCTCTCCAACCAATGTTTGTCACACCCAGAGCCAAGAGGAGGCCACCGTCAATGGAACAGGAgtggaaagagaaacaaagttcTGCGTGGTTAcgagaacagaggagacagaagtcGAGCAACAGTCGGTAGAAGACGACGATTTGTTTGGGGAACAACAAGAAGCCGCCATACAGGAAAGGTTCGAGGACATGTTGAGGAAAACTAAAGACACAAAGACGGACCTCGTGACATCAGATGTGAGGACAAAGAGCGAGGCCGAGGTGGACGACGGAGATGAGGTGGTGTTGGGAGCGGAGGCCAGAGGAAGGGCCGACTCAGGCTCATCGCTAACCTTCATGATCCGCCAGGAGAGCTCGGAGGCTCCTCCCTCCCTGTACAGAGACATCTGGAGCCTGCGAGCCTCTCTTGAGCAGTACGCTTCCTCGGACCAGAGCAGCACAGATCGGGAGTCCGTCCGCAGTGATGCCGACAGCGTCTCGTCCCTCGGTGGCGCAGGAGCTCGCTCTGGCCTGGAGAGCTGCTTGTCCCAAGACCTGGACGACGAGCCTGACGGAGAAGTGGAGGGAGAGGTGTCGGAGAGGGGAATCAGAGGGGCGTCAGCTGGGGACAGTGACATGGGaagtggagctggaggggagatTGAGGCAGGGAACCGTAAGCTCCTCCAGATGGACAGCGGCTACGCCTCCATCGAAGCACCATCTAAGGCTCCCGAGGAAATGAGGCTTTTTGGGACTCCCGGAGCTCCTCGAAGTAAGACGGCGTCTGAGAGGAGGCTGTTCTTCACCAGCTCTGGGAGAAAAGGTTCGGTGTGCGAGAGCATCGAGGCCAAGCTGttccaggaggagctggaggatgagatgacagacagcacagagacggaggagaagCCGAAGGTGAAATCTAAAACCGGCAGCCAGTCCATTACCCTTCAAGATCCATATCAACTTCTGAAAGGCCTTCATCCTCAGAAACCTCCGGAATCACCGTCGCAGCCGATGTCTCCGCTGATCAAGCCGATCGCACCGCCCTCTAGTCCCCACCCACCCCGTCTCCGCCGCCGCGACTACAGCATCGACGAGAAGACGGATGCTCTTTTCAACGAGTTCCTCCGTCATGACCCGCGCTTCGACCAGCAGGATTCTCCGCTGCGCGCCAGGCACAGATCCCGAGTTCACCTCCGGAAACAGTGGCAGAGACACAAGCAGTACAGCGACCCGGGGTCAGGCGCTGGGGGCAGGTACTCCCCATCTTTGGAGAGGCAGAGGTTCACTCCTCTGCGGAGAGGCGACAGCGCCGGCTACCCTCTGGACACCAGGTACCACAGCACACTATCACGCATCGCGAGTGCTGCAGATGAAGAAGCCAGCGAGGTTGCGGCTTGTGAGGAAGCGGCCAAAGAGAGCACAGAGAACAAAGACCCGTCGAGTGAAAGAGCTGCGGGGGACGCGACAGGAAGTACAGCCAGCACAACCTCCGAAGGCGCCGACGCAACGAAAAGCCGCGCAGAGTCGACGGGCGAGGACGACGACTCGCCAAAAAGGGACACAGAAAGCACAACTAGCCCAACTCTGACCACTGTGACCACACAGAGAAACCACATGGATCCGAGAGTcgacaacagaaacaacaacagcagtcaGGCGATTTTATCGGAGAGCAGCCTGACAGACAAGCTGGTCGTGTCGGTGGAGGAGCGGCTCTACGGCGGACTGCGCAGCTCAGAGAAGCTCGGCCAGGGAGGAAGTGAGCGAGCGCTCACCGTGTCTCACACGGCCTCACCTGGCTTCAGTCCCACATAA